One Persephonella hydrogeniphila genomic region harbors:
- a CDS encoding ankyrin repeat domain-containing protein, which translates to MKKSLIFKGWIAFSILVYPAIAETKAELNKRLTEAISHEDVSNIKQLIKKGAGINVKNILGNTPLHIATMKGDIELVKTLIEKGANINAQNLEGWTPLHEAAFLGFDEIVKYLIDHGADIFIKNREGNTALHLAALGGHPTVVQILIEAGSPINAQNSDGWTPLHHAAYRGEYEVAKILLENGADPNIKDKDGDIPLHKAVVQRKFNLVKLLVEKGSYINARNSKGKTPLHLAIAGSDTKTIKFLLEKGADVNAQDNEGWTPLHEATFRGKLEIVKLLVDKNANVNARENRYGDYVLHVAARNGDWHITELLIKNGAKVNVKDEYGDTPLHVAALEGHTKVAEILIKNGADVCARNNKGWTPLFKAAMAGKIEVAKLLIKNGADVNIKGKYKETPLHLAVLRRQTEMVRFLLEHGADPNAKDLRGRTPLDYARVPQIKELLLKAKAKNI; encoded by the coding sequence TTGAAAAAAAGTTTGATTTTTAAGGGCTGGATAGCTTTCAGTATACTGGTTTATCCAGCTATTGCAGAAACAAAAGCAGAACTGAACAAAAGGCTTACGGAAGCCATATCTCATGAAGATGTTAGCAATATAAAACAGTTAATCAAAAAAGGAGCTGGAATAAACGTTAAAAACATACTGGGAAACACACCCCTACATATCGCCACCATGAAAGGAGATATAGAATTAGTCAAAACCCTGATAGAAAAAGGTGCAAATATCAACGCCCAAAACCTTGAAGGCTGGACTCCCCTCCACGAAGCAGCTTTTTTAGGATTTGACGAGATAGTAAAATACCTTATAGATCACGGAGCCGATATTTTTATAAAGAACAGAGAAGGGAATACAGCACTTCATCTTGCCGCTCTCGGTGGACATCCAACAGTCGTTCAGATACTAATAGAGGCAGGTTCACCTATAAATGCACAGAACAGTGATGGATGGACTCCTTTACATCATGCAGCATATAGAGGAGAATACGAGGTTGCAAAAATACTTCTTGAAAACGGTGCTGATCCAAACATAAAAGACAAAGATGGTGATATACCTCTCCATAAAGCTGTAGTCCAGAGAAAGTTCAATCTTGTAAAACTACTTGTTGAAAAAGGTTCATATATAAATGCAAGAAACAGTAAAGGAAAAACTCCGTTGCATCTCGCAATAGCTGGAAGCGATACAAAAACTATAAAATTCTTACTTGAGAAAGGAGCAGATGTAAATGCTCAGGATAATGAAGGCTGGACTCCCCTCCATGAAGCAACATTTAGAGGGAAACTTGAGATTGTAAAACTGTTAGTCGATAAAAATGCAAACGTAAATGCGAGGGAAAATAGATATGGAGACTATGTTCTTCATGTTGCTGCAAGAAATGGAGACTGGCATATAACAGAATTGCTAATTAAAAACGGAGCAAAAGTAAATGTAAAAGATGAGTATGGTGATACACCCTTACATGTCGCTGCTCTTGAAGGACATACAAAAGTTGCAGAAATCCTGATAAAAAACGGAGCAGACGTATGTGCCAGAAATAACAAAGGATGGACTCCTCTGTTCAAAGCTGCTATGGCAGGAAAAATAGAAGTTGCAAAACTGCTAATTAAAAATGGAGCTGATGTAAATATAAAAGGTAAATACAAAGAAACTCCTCTCCATCTTGCTGTTTTAAGAAGACAGACAGAGATGGTAAGATTTTTGTTAGAGCATGGTGCTGATCCGAATGCAAAAGATCTCAGAGGAAGAACTCCATTAGATTACGCTAGAGTTCCTCAAATAAAAGAGTTACTGCTTAAAGCAAAAGCAAAAAATATATAG
- a CDS encoding ankyrin repeat domain-containing protein, with protein sequence MHLLRNLIILLLIISHTSFLFTYKNDIYLPRALAESREKLNRKLFKAIQYGDVELVKELIEKGADINARDRYDYTPLLRAVSKGNIEIVKILLEHGADVNVKEKFFGYTPLHIAAMKGYTEIAIYLINHGADVNAKDKYGDTPLHLAALEGHEDVVKILIKYGADVNALNARRWTPLHKAALTGKINVAKILLEHGANVNACGRSRETPLHLAVMRKHKKMVLFLIKRGANINAKDIRKRTPLDYAKVEEIKKLLEELGGKRGSEIN encoded by the coding sequence ATGCACCTGTTAAGAAATCTGATAATCTTACTACTTATAATATCACACACATCCTTTCTATTCACATACAAAAACGACATATATTTACCAAGAGCACTGGCTGAATCCAGAGAAAAGCTAAACAGGAAACTGTTTAAAGCAATCCAGTACGGAGATGTAGAGCTTGTGAAAGAGTTGATTGAAAAAGGAGCAGATATAAATGCCAGAGATAGATACGATTACACACCTCTCCTCAGAGCTGTTTCAAAAGGAAATATTGAAATCGTAAAAATCCTTCTTGAGCATGGAGCCGATGTTAACGTAAAAGAAAAGTTTTTTGGATATACCCCTCTACATATAGCAGCTATGAAAGGATACACAGAGATAGCGATATACCTGATTAACCACGGAGCTGATGTAAATGCAAAGGATAAATATGGAGACACACCTCTTCATCTTGCTGCATTGGAGGGACATGAAGATGTTGTAAAAATACTGATAAAATACGGTGCAGATGTAAACGCACTGAATGCAAGAAGATGGACACCGCTGCACAAAGCTGCCTTAACAGGTAAAATAAATGTTGCTAAAATACTTCTTGAACATGGAGCTAACGTCAATGCATGTGGAAGATCAAGAGAGACACCGCTCCATCTTGCTGTGATGAGAAAACATAAAAAAATGGTTCTTTTTCTAATAAAAAGAGGAGCAAACATTAACGCAAAAGATATAAGGAAACGAACCCCCCTTGACTATGCAAAAGTCGAAGAGATAAAGAAACTACTTGAGGAACTGGGAGGGAAAAGGGGAAGTGAAATCAATTAA
- a CDS encoding aspartate-semialdehyde dehydrogenase, which produces MKNYNIAILGATGAVGQTMLRVLEERNFPVDEIRLLASERSAGKELEFMGIKYKVQPVSPEAFEGIDIALFSAGGSRSKEWAPVAVEKGAIVIDNSSAFRMDDDVPLVVPEVNPEDVKWHKGIIANPNCSTIQMVVALNPIHKSKKIKRVIVSTYQAVSGAGATAIKDLEEETKAFFEGKYYYPEALPNHIAFNVIPHIDVFLDNDYTKEEMKMFNETRKIMHAPEIKVSATCARVPVFYGHSEAVTIETEEPISPEEAREILKNAPGVILEDDPQNNVYPMPIEVAGKDEVFVGRIRKDLAFDNGLSMWVVADNLRKGAATNAVQIAELLVEYGLV; this is translated from the coding sequence ATGAAAAATTATAACATCGCAATATTAGGAGCAACAGGTGCTGTAGGTCAGACTATGCTCAGAGTTCTTGAAGAGAGAAACTTTCCTGTTGATGAGATAAGACTCCTTGCTTCAGAAAGATCAGCAGGAAAAGAGCTTGAGTTTATGGGGATAAAATATAAAGTACAGCCTGTATCCCCAGAAGCATTTGAAGGTATAGATATAGCTCTTTTCTCAGCAGGAGGCTCAAGAAGTAAAGAGTGGGCTCCAGTAGCTGTTGAAAAGGGTGCAATAGTTATTGATAACAGCTCTGCATTCAGAATGGATGACGATGTTCCCCTTGTAGTTCCAGAGGTAAACCCGGAAGATGTTAAATGGCATAAAGGAATAATAGCAAATCCTAACTGTTCTACAATTCAAATGGTTGTAGCTTTAAATCCCATTCATAAATCAAAAAAAATTAAAAGAGTTATAGTTTCCACCTATCAGGCTGTCTCTGGAGCAGGAGCAACAGCAATAAAAGATCTTGAAGAAGAAACAAAAGCTTTTTTTGAAGGCAAATACTACTATCCAGAAGCATTACCAAACCATATAGCTTTTAATGTAATTCCGCATATAGATGTTTTCTTAGATAACGATTACACAAAAGAAGAGATGAAAATGTTTAACGAAACAAGGAAGATAATGCATGCTCCTGAGATAAAAGTTTCTGCAACCTGTGCCAGAGTTCCGGTCTTTTACGGACACAGCGAGGCTGTTACCATAGAAACAGAAGAACCTATCTCCCCTGAGGAGGCAAGAGAAATTCTAAAAAATGCTCCTGGTGTCATACTCGAAGATGATCCTCAAAATAACGTATATCCTATGCCTATCGAAGTAGCAGGAAAAGATGAGGTATTTGTAGGAAGAATAAGAAAGGATCTTGCCTTTGATAATGGTCTTTCTATGTGGGTTGTTGCAGATAATCTGAGAAAAGGAGCAGCAACAAATGCAGTCCAGATAGCAGAGCTTCTTGTGGAATATGGACTTGTATAA
- the purH gene encoding bifunctional phosphoribosylaminoimidazolecarboxamide formyltransferase/IMP cyclohydrolase: MKKRALLSVSDKRGIVDFGKALVELGFEIISSSGTAKVLKENGVPVVEVSQITGFPEIMGGRVKTLHPKIHGALLAVRDNPDYMKQIQELGIQPIDIVAINLYPFEETVKKGAGLDEIIENIDIGGPAMVRASAKNHKFVTIIVDPDDYDFVLSELRENGETTLETRRKLALKAFRHTAFYDSVISAVLNEKFGINEKFPDELSIPVRKRSTLRYGENPHQEGAVYTSPVEYRGLSVAQSDVLHGKEMSYNNFLDVEAAVNLIKEFDETACVIVKHNNPCGVAVREKQVDAYREALSRDPKSAFGGIVAFNRSVDMETAQALTEIFLEVVIAPDFDEEAFKFLTEKKKNLRLVKIKNFSKEPAGLDYRRISGGLLIQDRDLRLYKEWKVVTDREPSPEEVKDLLFAWKVVKHVKSNSVVIAKNNATVGIGPGQTSRVDSLETAVKKAKEFGLSTEGAVLASEAFFPFRDSVDEAAKHGITAIIQPGGSIRDPEVIEAANEHKIAMVFTGMRHFKH, encoded by the coding sequence ATGAAAAAAAGGGCGCTTTTATCTGTATCGGATAAAAGGGGAATTGTTGACTTCGGTAAGGCACTGGTTGAACTTGGCTTTGAGATAATATCTTCTTCAGGAACAGCAAAGGTTCTTAAAGAAAATGGAGTTCCGGTAGTTGAGGTGTCTCAGATAACCGGATTTCCTGAAATAATGGGTGGAAGAGTAAAAACACTCCATCCTAAAATACATGGAGCTCTTCTCGCTGTAAGGGATAACCCGGATTATATGAAACAGATTCAAGAGCTTGGTATACAACCTATAGATATAGTTGCGATAAATCTTTATCCTTTTGAAGAAACAGTTAAAAAAGGTGCAGGCCTTGATGAGATAATAGAAAATATAGATATTGGCGGTCCTGCAATGGTAAGGGCATCAGCTAAAAACCATAAATTTGTCACTATCATTGTTGACCCTGATGATTATGATTTTGTTCTATCAGAACTGAGGGAAAATGGAGAGACAACCCTTGAGACAAGAAGAAAGCTTGCACTTAAGGCTTTCAGACATACAGCATTTTATGATAGTGTTATATCTGCTGTTCTAAATGAGAAATTTGGTATTAATGAAAAGTTCCCTGATGAACTTTCTATTCCTGTAAGAAAACGCTCTACCCTCAGATACGGTGAAAACCCACATCAGGAAGGAGCCGTTTATACTTCTCCTGTAGAGTACAGAGGTTTATCTGTTGCACAGAGTGATGTTCTCCATGGAAAAGAGATGTCTTACAATAATTTTCTTGATGTTGAAGCTGCTGTTAATCTGATCAAAGAGTTTGATGAGACAGCCTGTGTTATAGTCAAACATAACAACCCCTGTGGTGTTGCAGTCAGAGAAAAACAGGTAGACGCTTACAGAGAAGCTCTTTCAAGAGATCCTAAATCTGCATTTGGAGGTATCGTTGCTTTTAACAGGTCTGTAGATATGGAAACTGCACAGGCATTAACAGAGATATTTCTGGAAGTGGTTATAGCTCCTGATTTTGATGAAGAAGCCTTTAAATTCTTAACAGAAAAGAAAAAAAATCTCAGACTTGTGAAAATTAAAAATTTCAGTAAAGAGCCGGCAGGACTTGATTATAGAAGAATAAGTGGTGGATTGCTAATTCAGGACAGAGATTTAAGACTTTATAAAGAATGGAAGGTTGTTACAGATAGGGAGCCTTCTCCTGAAGAAGTAAAGGATCTTCTTTTTGCATGGAAGGTGGTAAAACACGTAAAATCAAATTCTGTTGTAATAGCTAAAAATAATGCAACGGTAGGAATTGGACCCGGTCAGACATCCCGGGTTGATAGTCTTGAGACAGCAGTAAAAAAAGCAAAGGAGTTTGGACTATCAACGGAAGGGGCTGTGCTTGCGTCAGAGGCATTTTTCCCTTTTAGGGACAGTGTTGATGAAGCTGCGAAGCACGGCATCACTGCTATAATTCAGCCTGGAGGTTCTATAAGAGATCCTGAAGTAATAGAGGCTGCTAATGAACATAAAATAGCCATGGTGTTTACAGGTATGAGACATTTCAAACATTGA
- a CDS encoding transcriptional regulator has product MKFSVLVAIVSEELEDKAIDIARKEGAGGVTILHGTGIGLKEKKIFFGLTYEGRESILLFVLEKKLALKVLKALNRELDLEKEEHGIAFTIPIEHLGGINKEELSKFQEEIEEEI; this is encoded by the coding sequence ATGAAATTCTCCGTTCTCGTTGCAATAGTGAGTGAAGAACTTGAAGATAAAGCTATAGATATAGCAAGAAAAGAAGGAGCAGGAGGTGTAACTATACTGCATGGTACCGGGATAGGACTTAAGGAGAAAAAAATATTTTTTGGTCTTACCTATGAAGGAAGAGAAAGCATTCTGCTATTTGTTCTTGAAAAAAAATTAGCTTTAAAGGTTCTGAAAGCATTAAACAGGGAGTTAGATTTGGAAAAAGAAGAGCATGGTATAGCATTTACTATACCTATTGAACATCTTGGGGGAATTAATAAGGAAGAATTATCAAAATTTCAGGAAGAAATAGAAGAAGAAATATAG
- a CDS encoding DUF1538 domain-containing protein produces the protein MTDIKLFLRLLKDSVRDLIPIILVIVVFQFLILQQIPDNIFSIILGLSIVVFGLAIFIQGLEVGIFPLGENLANEFAKKGSLFWLLLFSFFIGFSTTIAEPALIAIADKAEIISFGKIDAFWLRFTVALSVGLAIALGVLRIILGHPIQWYIIVGYIIVVLITFFAPPEIVGLAYDSGGVTTSTVTVPLVTALGIGLASSIRGRNPVIDGFGLIAFASLTPMIFVQIYGILVYVISGEPAQIQIKSELSLPEVTYSEHKPHWILEIVIDFLGIIKDVAPILGVIFFFQYFIIKKSIPHPKKIFIGVLFVIFGLYAFIVGLEMGLFPLGEGMAFQLTQKGTVFLIYLFGFLIGFSTTMAEPALIAVALKAKEVSAGRINDFILRIFVALGVAVGIALGCYRIVAGDSIHYYIIVGYVIVIIMTYFAPRYIIPIAYDSGGVTTSTVTVPLVAALGLGLATNIPGRDPLIDGFGLIAFASLFPIITVMGYGILAETILKRAKEGKR, from the coding sequence TTGACAGATATAAAACTTTTCTTAAGGCTACTAAAAGACTCTGTAAGAGATTTAATTCCTATTATCCTTGTAATAGTTGTTTTCCAGTTTTTAATTCTCCAACAGATTCCAGATAATATTTTTTCCATTATTTTAGGTCTTTCTATTGTAGTTTTTGGACTTGCAATTTTTATACAGGGTTTAGAAGTCGGTATATTTCCATTAGGAGAAAATCTTGCAAATGAGTTTGCAAAAAAAGGCTCCCTTTTCTGGCTTCTTCTGTTTTCGTTTTTTATTGGATTTTCAACAACAATAGCAGAACCTGCTTTAATAGCAATAGCAGATAAGGCAGAAATAATATCTTTTGGAAAGATTGATGCGTTCTGGTTGAGATTTACTGTTGCTTTGTCTGTTGGTTTGGCAATTGCATTAGGAGTGTTGAGAATTATTTTAGGGCATCCTATTCAGTGGTACATAATTGTCGGTTACATAATTGTAGTTCTTATAACTTTTTTTGCCCCTCCAGAGATTGTTGGGCTTGCTTACGATAGTGGAGGAGTAACAACATCGACAGTTACTGTTCCCCTTGTTACAGCTCTCGGAATAGGACTTGCATCAAGTATAAGAGGGAGAAATCCTGTAATAGATGGATTTGGGCTTATAGCTTTTGCTTCCTTGACACCTATGATATTCGTCCAGATTTATGGGATATTAGTTTATGTAATATCTGGGGAACCAGCCCAAATACAGATAAAATCGGAGCTTTCTTTACCAGAAGTTACCTACTCAGAACACAAACCTCACTGGATTTTAGAGATTGTAATTGATTTTTTAGGCATTATAAAGGATGTTGCCCCAATTCTTGGTGTTATCTTTTTTTTCCAGTATTTTATAATAAAAAAATCTATTCCCCATCCAAAAAAGATATTTATCGGTGTTCTCTTTGTTATTTTTGGGCTGTATGCCTTCATTGTAGGTCTTGAGATGGGTCTTTTTCCTCTTGGGGAAGGTATGGCTTTTCAACTGACACAAAAGGGAACTGTTTTCTTAATTTATCTGTTCGGCTTTCTCATTGGTTTTTCTACAACAATGGCTGAGCCTGCCTTGATTGCCGTTGCACTGAAAGCTAAAGAGGTGAGTGCTGGAAGAATAAATGATTTCATACTAAGAATATTTGTTGCTTTAGGGGTTGCTGTAGGTATAGCTCTTGGATGTTATAGGATTGTTGCCGGTGATTCTATACATTACTATATAATTGTTGGGTATGTAATTGTGATAATAATGACATATTTTGCTCCCAGATATATTATTCCTATAGCTTACGATAGCGGTGGTGTTACTACATCAACAGTCACAGTTCCACTCGTTGCTGCTTTAGGGCTTGGACTTGCAACAAATATCCCCGGAAGAGACCCTCTTATAGATGGGTTCGGGCTTATAGCCTTTGCATCATTATTTCCAATAATAACAGTTATGGGGTATGGGATTTTAGCTGAAACTATATTAAAAAGAGCAAAGGAGGGAAAAAGATGA
- a CDS encoding ankyrin repeat domain-containing protein, producing MRIFYIFIVLLFFTYTPSSQSDEKRPHTVEELKERLKKKERKPPLNKAVEEGNIELIKKLISEGTDVNSKDAIGWTPLHEAAFRGNVEIVKYLIKHGADVNAKDDNWETPLHLAAGRGNLNTVKVLIENGADVNARTKNGSTPLHYAARHGNVEIIKLLVKHGAEINAMDEDGDTPLHEAVFWNHKDAAKVLIELGADPDIKDKYGYAPRDYTQDPEFLEILKKRK from the coding sequence ATGAGAATTTTTTATATATTTATTGTTTTATTATTTTTTACTTATACACCGTCCTCCCAGTCCGATGAAAAAAGACCCCACACAGTAGAAGAGCTAAAGGAAAGACTTAAGAAAAAAGAAAGAAAACCTCCCCTGAACAAAGCCGTTGAGGAAGGAAATATAGAGCTAATAAAAAAACTGATATCTGAAGGTACAGATGTAAACAGCAAAGATGCTATTGGCTGGACTCCTCTCCATGAAGCAGCATTTAGAGGAAATGTTGAGATCGTAAAATACCTTATTAAACATGGTGCAGATGTAAACGCAAAAGACGATAACTGGGAAACACCTCTTCATCTTGCTGCAGGTAGGGGAAATCTAAATACAGTAAAAGTCCTGATAGAAAACGGAGCTGACGTAAATGCAAGAACAAAAAATGGTTCTACCCCACTACATTACGCAGCAAGACACGGCAATGTGGAAATAATAAAGCTTCTTGTAAAACATGGAGCAGAAATAAACGCAATGGATGAAGATGGAGATACCCCCCTTCACGAAGCTGTATTCTGGAATCATAAAGATGCTGCAAAAGTTTTAATTGAATTAGGTGCAGATCCTGATATTAAAGATAAATACGGGTATGCTCCCAGAGACTACACACAGGATCCTGAATTTTTAGAAATTTTGAAAAAAAGGAAATAA
- the purT gene encoding formate-dependent phosphoribosylglycinamide formyltransferase, translating into MVIGTPLSHNATKILLLGSGELGKEFAIEALRLGVEVIAVDSYEFAPAQQVAQRSYVIDMKNGQQIKNIVYREKPDFIVPEIEAIDTLMLLELEKEGFTVIPSAKATNYTMNRIGIRRLAAEEVGLKTSSYRFASDIDTYKKAIKEIGLPAVVKPVMSSSGKGQSIVRSEEQIEKAWYYAQENARGKGGEVIIEEFIDFDFEITLLTVRTQNQGTLFCEPIGHIQVEGDYWESWQPQPMSPVALEKAKDIAKKITDALGGYGIFGCELFVKGDDVYFNEISPRPHDTGMVTMISQNMSEFEIHLRAILGLPIDIKMVAPAGASYCFHAPDWGVAPYYEGLEKALSIPDTKVRIFGKPTTRPKRRMGVALATGDTVEEARERAKTAAQHMKVVI; encoded by the coding sequence ATGGTAATAGGCACCCCTTTATCCCATAACGCTACAAAGATTTTACTTCTTGGGAGTGGAGAGCTTGGAAAAGAGTTTGCTATAGAGGCTTTAAGGCTTGGTGTAGAGGTGATAGCTGTAGACAGCTACGAGTTTGCTCCTGCCCAGCAGGTAGCACAGAGATCTTATGTAATAGATATGAAAAATGGTCAGCAGATAAAAAATATCGTTTACAGGGAAAAACCAGATTTTATAGTTCCAGAAATCGAAGCTATCGATACTCTTATGCTTCTTGAGCTTGAAAAAGAAGGTTTTACTGTGATACCTTCGGCAAAAGCCACAAACTATACAATGAACAGAATAGGTATAAGGAGACTTGCTGCTGAAGAAGTAGGTTTAAAAACTTCATCTTACAGGTTTGCATCTGACATAGATACCTACAAAAAAGCCATAAAGGAGATAGGCCTTCCTGCCGTTGTCAAACCGGTAATGAGTTCCTCAGGTAAAGGTCAGAGTATCGTAAGATCTGAAGAGCAGATAGAAAAGGCATGGTATTACGCTCAGGAAAATGCAAGGGGAAAAGGTGGAGAAGTTATCATAGAAGAGTTTATAGACTTTGATTTTGAGATAACACTTCTTACAGTAAGAACGCAAAATCAGGGAACTCTTTTCTGTGAGCCTATAGGACATATTCAGGTGGAAGGAGATTACTGGGAAAGCTGGCAGCCACAACCTATGAGTCCTGTTGCCCTTGAAAAAGCAAAGGATATTGCAAAGAAAATAACAGATGCACTTGGAGGGTACGGTATTTTCGGGTGTGAGCTGTTTGTTAAAGGGGATGATGTTTACTTTAATGAGATATCTCCAAGACCTCATGATACAGGGATGGTGACGATGATATCCCAGAATATGTCTGAGTTTGAGATACACCTGAGGGCTATATTAGGGCTTCCAATAGATATAAAAATGGTAGCTCCTGCAGGGGCATCTTACTGTTTCCACGCTCCAGACTGGGGAGTAGCTCCTTACTATGAGGGACTGGAAAAAGCCCTTTCCATACCTGATACAAAGGTAAGAATATTTGGTAAACCGACAACAAGACCAAAAAGGAGAATGGGTGTAGCTCTTGCTACAGGTGATACAGTAGAAGAGGCAAGGGAAAGAGCCAAAACTGCCGCTCAACATATGAAGGTCGTGATATGA
- a CDS encoding bifunctional nuclease family protein encodes MIQVKVRNIGLDSITGSPIVMLSNIENEDEIFPIWIGVSEAEGIIISQSGVQTPRPLTYDLMKDIIESLGGEVEYVAIVDKKENAYIAEIVIKKDGEEIHIDSRPSDAINIALRFNAPIYLEENVVQKVNLKDIQEASEKQENTQAEKAEKPQEIKTEVIEAEPEVDKELEEFRKMLENIKPEDFAIKPEEKKEE; translated from the coding sequence ATGATACAGGTAAAAGTTAGGAATATAGGTCTTGATTCTATAACAGGTTCTCCGATAGTAATGCTTTCTAATATAGAAAATGAAGATGAAATCTTTCCTATCTGGATTGGTGTTTCTGAGGCAGAGGGAATTATAATTAGCCAAAGCGGTGTTCAGACTCCAAGACCTCTTACTTATGATCTTATGAAAGATATTATTGAAAGTTTAGGTGGGGAAGTTGAGTATGTAGCTATTGTAGATAAAAAAGAAAATGCTTATATTGCTGAAATAGTTATCAAGAAAGATGGAGAAGAGATACATATCGATTCCAGACCAAGCGATGCAATTAATATCGCACTCAGATTTAATGCTCCGATATACCTTGAAGAAAATGTTGTACAGAAGGTTAATCTGAAGGATATTCAGGAGGCATCAGAAAAACAGGAAAACACTCAAGCTGAGAAAGCAGAAAAGCCTCAGGAGATAAAAACAGAGGTTATTGAAGCTGAACCTGAGGTTGATAAGGAACTTGAAGAATTCAGAAAAATGCTTGAAAACATTAAACCGGAAGATTTCGCTATTAAACCTGAAGAAAAAAAGGAGGAGTAA
- a CDS encoding CBS domain-containing protein, whose translation MLVKDIMKREVCTISPMASIKDALKVMKEKDVKALIVDKQHPHDAYGIITYTSILKAVYAEEGDIELLNVYDIAVKPAISISGEVDIKYAARMMVNFNIKRVLVIENNQLQGIISMTDIIESLFREIGE comes from the coding sequence ATGCTTGTGAAAGATATTATGAAAAGAGAAGTGTGTACTATATCTCCTATGGCAAGTATAAAGGATGCTCTTAAGGTAATGAAAGAAAAAGATGTTAAAGCACTTATTGTGGATAAACAACATCCACATGATGCATACGGTATTATAACCTATACAAGTATACTAAAAGCTGTTTATGCTGAAGAAGGAGATATAGAACTTCTAAATGTATATGATATCGCTGTTAAACCTGCAATTTCTATATCTGGAGAAGTCGATATAAAATACGCTGCAAGAATGATGGTTAATTTTAATATTAAAAGAGTTTTAGTTATTGAAAATAATCAATTACAGGGAATTATATCAATGACTGATATAATAGAGTCATTATTCAGAGAAATTGGGGAATAA